The following coding sequences lie in one Armatimonadota bacterium genomic window:
- a CDS encoding Rieske 2Fe-2S domain-containing protein, with amino-acid sequence MASFRREASNAPRGANRTMNEEINQPHSEPLDEENEGFTRRGFVKVAIGGVCAAYGVAVGYPIYRYLNSPVEKAEAAAAVKEVNLKDADKLPKGTALVFKFGTHPSLLIHHDDDTWVALDAVCTHLGCTVQYNPQQKQIVCACHGGVYDAKTGENISGPPPKPLTKYVVNVQAGSVTVSRSA; translated from the coding sequence ATGGCTTCTTTCCGTCGTGAAGCGAGCAACGCCCCCAGAGGAGCAAATCGCACTATGAACGAAGAAATCAATCAACCTCATTCCGAACCCCTAGACGAGGAAAACGAGGGGTTCACGCGCCGCGGATTCGTCAAAGTCGCGATCGGCGGAGTCTGCGCGGCCTACGGCGTTGCCGTTGGCTACCCGATCTACCGCTACCTAAACTCACCGGTCGAAAAAGCCGAAGCAGCTGCAGCGGTGAAGGAAGTCAACCTGAAGGACGCCGACAAGCTCCCCAAAGGGACGGCTCTGGTCTTTAAGTTCGGCACGCATCCGTCGCTCCTCATCCACCACGACGACGACACATGGGTCGCGCTCGATGCCGTCTGCACGCACTTGGGTTGTACGGTGCAGTACAACCCGCAACAAAAGCAGATCGTCTGCGCATGTCATGGCGGCGTCTATGATGCGAAGACGGGTGAGAACATCAGTGGGCCTCCGCCTAAGCCTCTCACCAAGTACGTCGTCAATGTCCAGGCCGGTAGCGTTACCGTGTCGAGGAGCGCATGA
- a CDS encoding PhzF family phenazine biosynthesis isomerase has translation MACPIYVVDAFASAPFKGNPAAVCFLNEPVDSEWMQNVAAEMKHAETAFLWPTEGGWSLRWFTPTVEVALCGHATLASAHALWSTGRLALDADAVFHTVYSGELTCRRQGDAITMDFPAKPVEQASAPHGLEEALGVPFESVGLNGMDYLVKVGSESLVRTSTPNHAMLSQLPVRGVIITAEGKDYDFISRFYAPGSGVPEDSVTGSAHCALGPFWAERLGKTVFRAYQASPRGGEIGVEVHGDRVRLSGTALTVLSGELLV, from the coding sequence GTGGCTTGTCCGATCTATGTCGTCGATGCGTTCGCGAGCGCCCCGTTCAAGGGGAACCCGGCAGCCGTGTGCTTTCTCAACGAGCCAGTCGACAGCGAATGGATGCAGAACGTCGCCGCCGAAATGAAGCATGCGGAGACGGCTTTTCTTTGGCCGACAGAGGGCGGCTGGAGCCTGCGGTGGTTCACACCGACGGTCGAAGTGGCCCTTTGCGGGCATGCGACGCTTGCGTCGGCCCATGCGCTATGGTCAACGGGTCGCCTGGCACTGGATGCCGACGCCGTCTTCCATACCGTGTACTCGGGCGAACTCACCTGCCGTCGCCAAGGAGATGCGATCACGATGGATTTCCCCGCCAAGCCGGTCGAGCAGGCGTCCGCGCCGCATGGCTTGGAAGAGGCGCTTGGTGTTCCGTTCGAATCGGTCGGACTGAATGGCATGGACTACCTTGTGAAGGTCGGGAGTGAGTCGTTGGTGCGGACATCGACCCCCAACCATGCGATGCTCTCCCAGCTTCCCGTTCGAGGTGTAATCATCACCGCCGAAGGGAAAGATTACGACTTTATTTCTCGCTTCTATGCGCCCGGTAGTGGCGTACCCGAAGACTCGGTGACTGGCTCGGCGCACTGCGCCCTCGGACCATTTTGGGCGGAGCGGCTGGGCAAGACCGTCTTTCGAGCCTATCAGGCATCGCCGCGAGGCGGCGAAATCGGGGTAGAAGTCCACGGCGATCGGGTTCGGCTGTCCGGAACGGCTCTGACCGTGCTGTCCGGCGAACTATTGGTTTAG
- a CDS encoding helix-turn-helix domain-containing protein, producing MKQFFMYLDEEPTFGPLTGFGLTKPEIEWIQAPGWYLLAVVAHDGILTVGGETVPFKAGSALIAEPSSRCRIEKTSYEGNLTHFWLNFLPQKSGDHRVALPRVADLGNRHDFWDALIRQGMDLMPFTKKRLHSVGWDLLWSISRNAAEVRKSAYVEAAERFVNQNIALHLTVAQVADSIQISHNHLIRLFRDELGVTPSEFIRSQRLREACQLLMSTSLPIKEVGQKVGYPDPKHFHRVMTATLGSGPAEIRRNRKVALIHTEALVR from the coding sequence GTGAAGCAGTTCTTTATGTACCTGGATGAAGAGCCCACTTTCGGGCCGCTAACTGGGTTTGGACTGACGAAACCAGAGATCGAATGGATTCAAGCTCCAGGTTGGTATCTGCTCGCCGTCGTCGCGCACGATGGCATTCTGACCGTCGGCGGAGAAACCGTCCCCTTCAAGGCTGGTTCAGCGCTCATTGCCGAGCCGTCGAGTCGATGTCGAATCGAAAAGACCAGCTATGAAGGCAATTTGACTCACTTTTGGTTGAATTTTCTTCCCCAGAAGTCGGGCGATCACCGTGTGGCCCTCCCACGGGTGGCCGACCTTGGCAACCGCCACGACTTCTGGGACGCTTTGATTCGTCAGGGGATGGACTTGATGCCGTTTACAAAGAAGCGTCTCCATTCGGTTGGCTGGGATCTTCTCTGGTCGATCAGCCGCAATGCGGCCGAGGTGCGCAAAAGCGCGTATGTCGAGGCGGCCGAGCGATTCGTCAACCAGAACATCGCCTTGCACCTGACGGTCGCTCAAGTGGCCGATTCGATCCAGATTTCCCATAACCACCTCATTCGGCTGTTCCGTGACGAGCTTGGCGTGACGCCCAGCGAATTCATTCGCTCGCAGCGACTGCGTGAGGCGTGTCAACTGCTGATGTCTACCAGCTTGCCCATCAAAGAGGTGGGCCAAAAGGTCGGCTACCCCGACCCTAAACACTTCCACCGTGTCATGACGGCGACGCTGGGATCGGGACCCGCGGAAATCCGTCGCAACCGCAAGGTTGCGCTTATCCACACCGAAGCGCTCGTTAGGTAG
- a CDS encoding GNAT family N-acetyltransferase, translated as MIIEDQDAGSALAAPHYGTAFRILLERSRPAGYTPLASGGLMVITGLPHPLANMAIDPSADELEPCAKALGASGCPSMLVFTTHDATAFEAEVTRFGFSEPSKTPAMAVDLAELNQTAMPDGYTFHRLMPHQDARPWMRAAEESFQVPYAVCEILCSFEGESEGRPDDDVQFFMAMCEDEVVAVSALVLADGVAGMYCVGTLPDHRGKGLGAHLTAEPLRLARNLGYRVGVLQASKLGYPVYERLGFRTVASMRIATRMP; from the coding sequence GTGATCATCGAGGACCAAGACGCGGGCTCAGCTCTCGCCGCGCCACATTATGGAACCGCGTTTCGCATCCTTCTTGAGCGTTCGCGCCCTGCCGGCTATACCCCGTTAGCAAGTGGAGGGCTGATGGTGATAACCGGTTTGCCGCATCCGCTGGCCAATATGGCCATTGACCCGAGTGCGGATGAACTGGAGCCGTGCGCCAAGGCGCTTGGTGCCAGTGGATGTCCGAGCATGCTGGTCTTTACCACGCACGATGCGACGGCGTTCGAAGCCGAGGTGACGCGGTTCGGGTTCTCGGAGCCGTCTAAGACTCCGGCGATGGCGGTCGATCTGGCCGAACTGAACCAAACTGCCATGCCCGACGGCTACACGTTCCATCGCCTCATGCCCCATCAAGACGCGAGGCCCTGGATGCGAGCCGCCGAGGAGTCTTTCCAGGTCCCCTATGCAGTGTGCGAGATTCTGTGTTCTTTTGAAGGCGAGAGTGAGGGCCGACCGGACGACGACGTACAGTTCTTCATGGCGATGTGCGAAGACGAAGTCGTTGCCGTCTCCGCGCTGGTGCTCGCCGACGGCGTGGCGGGCATGTACTGTGTGGGCACGCTTCCCGATCATCGCGGCAAGGGCCTGGGTGCGCACCTGACGGCCGAGCCGTTGCGCTTAGCGCGAAACCTCGGCTACCGAGTGGGAGTGCTCCAGGCCTCCAAGCTCGGATACCCGGTGTACGAGCGGCTTGGTTTTCGGACGGTGGCATCGATGCGCATTGCCACAAGAATGCCCTAG
- a CDS encoding prepilin-type N-terminal cleavage/methylation domain-containing protein, whose protein sequence is MNTHRKNQSAFTLIELLVVIAIIAILAAILFPVFAQAKRAAKGAVAISGAKQLSLGQIMYAGDNDDYFSPTVSFDTGWRGYPFTYLCQPYMKSWGLLIDPTGPITTDSLTNDNAGVAWALYGLWGMPPQRIATSWSTSPDDWTFGTHPLGAAMTGGARWYYDGIGGVGNPNPGAENWNWAAQGYKDGGQPSMSTTAVADPSAQVMIAQSGTYDFMWQMNPGYGDYLDANDNPDNFDLYWGDPSYNTYGSSYMICGPMARKTANDGPSVGYFPFPSGAATQLPTGMTIWAGTDGHVKATPWRQLMGTTIDIGSGKRAIKAFWPQGGA, encoded by the coding sequence ATGAATACTCATCGAAAGAATCAATCGGCTTTCACACTCATCGAACTACTCGTGGTGATCGCCATCATCGCCATTTTGGCCGCGATCCTCTTCCCAGTTTTTGCCCAAGCTAAGCGGGCAGCAAAGGGAGCGGTCGCAATTAGTGGGGCCAAGCAACTCTCTCTCGGCCAGATCATGTACGCTGGCGACAACGACGACTACTTCTCTCCAACCGTCAGTTTCGACACCGGTTGGCGCGGCTATCCCTTCACCTACCTATGTCAGCCGTACATGAAGAGCTGGGGTCTGCTGATCGACCCGACCGGACCGATCACAACCGACAGCCTCACCAACGATAACGCTGGTGTGGCGTGGGCGCTCTACGGCCTTTGGGGCATGCCGCCGCAACGCATTGCGACCTCTTGGAGCACGTCGCCCGACGACTGGACTTTCGGCACCCACCCGCTTGGCGCGGCCATGACGGGCGGCGCACGATGGTACTACGACGGAATCGGCGGCGTCGGCAACCCGAACCCCGGTGCCGAAAACTGGAACTGGGCCGCCCAGGGTTATAAGGACGGCGGACAACCTTCGATGTCCACCACCGCCGTCGCCGATCCATCCGCACAGGTCATGATCGCTCAATCGGGAACCTACGACTTCATGTGGCAGATGAACCCTGGCTACGGCGACTATCTGGATGCCAACGACAATCCAGATAACTTCGACCTGTATTGGGGCGATCCCAGCTACAACACCTACGGCTCCAGCTACATGATCTGCGGCCCCATGGCCCGCAAGACGGCAAACGACGGTCCTTCGGTTGGCTACTTCCCGTTCCCCAGCGGCGCGGCCACGCAGTTGCCGACTGGCATGACGATCTGGGCGGGAACCGACGGTCACGTGAAGGCGACGCCTTGGCGACAGTTGATGGGAACCACCATCGACATCGGCAGCGGTAAGCGAGCCATCAAGGCCTTCTGGCCACAGGGAGGCGCGTAA
- a CDS encoding cytochrome bc complex cytochrome b subunit: protein MKIPAKLTDFMVDRLGLDEIFAFAKKKTVPVHKHTFWYYWGGITLFAFIIQVLTGVLLLIYYRPGPDAYESVRQITYDIHFGWLIRSTHNWAANIFLLSAFIHMFSVYFMKAYRQPREFGWWSGVLLLIVGLVFGFSGYLLPMDDLSYFATKIGLEIPNSIPVIGPTIANLFRGGVEVTEYTVQRFFALHAVILPLVFLPLLMFHLYLVQKHGMAVPEAEEEVPVEKRKTMPFFPNFMAKDLAMWLITLNVIAILAALFPWQLGPQADALKPAPAGIHPEWYFMAQFQIMKVMGNVVRGFAGEALGMTLFTLGILLWFIVPLFDMNKQSGRRAKIATYFGLLALGVVLIFTIWGYAAVA from the coding sequence ATGAAGATTCCCGCTAAGCTGACCGACTTCATGGTCGACCGGCTCGGCCTGGATGAAATCTTCGCCTTCGCAAAAAAGAAGACGGTTCCGGTCCACAAGCACACCTTTTGGTACTACTGGGGTGGCATCACCCTATTCGCCTTCATCATCCAGGTCTTGACTGGCGTCCTCCTTCTTATCTATTACCGGCCTGGGCCGGACGCCTACGAGTCGGTTCGGCAGATCACTTACGACATCCATTTCGGGTGGCTGATTCGATCCACCCACAACTGGGCGGCCAACATCTTCCTGCTCTCCGCGTTCATTCACATGTTCTCGGTCTACTTCATGAAGGCGTACCGACAGCCCCGCGAGTTTGGATGGTGGAGCGGGGTTCTGCTCCTGATCGTCGGATTAGTCTTCGGGTTCAGCGGCTATCTGTTGCCGATGGACGACCTGTCCTATTTCGCCACCAAGATCGGTCTCGAGATTCCGAACTCGATTCCCGTCATCGGTCCGACCATCGCCAACCTCTTCCGAGGCGGCGTCGAGGTCACCGAGTACACCGTCCAACGGTTCTTCGCCCTTCACGCGGTCATCCTTCCGCTGGTATTCCTACCCCTGCTGATGTTCCACTTGTATCTGGTTCAAAAGCACGGAATGGCCGTACCGGAAGCCGAAGAAGAAGTCCCGGTCGAAAAGCGAAAGACGATGCCGTTCTTCCCCAACTTCATGGCGAAGGATTTGGCGATGTGGCTGATCACCCTCAACGTCATTGCGATTCTCGCTGCGCTCTTTCCGTGGCAGCTCGGACCGCAGGCCGATGCTCTCAAGCCTGCGCCGGCCGGCATCCATCCCGAGTGGTACTTCATGGCTCAATTCCAGATCATGAAGGTCATGGGCAATGTGGTTCGGGGCTTTGCCGGAGAGGCTCTGGGTATGACTCTCTTCACGCTTGGAATCCTCCTTTGGTTCATCGTCCCCCTGTTCGATATGAACAAGCAGAGCGGACGCCGGGCCAAGATTGCCACCTACTTTGGCCTGCTCGCCCTCGGCGTGGTCCTGATTTTCACCATCTGGGGGTATGCCGCCGTCGCATAG
- a CDS encoding GntR family transcriptional regulator, giving the protein MNEDTNKAEVGTLATGVVKTLEARIRCGELAAGRALPSERELSAEFQVSRGIIRSAMQELGNLGLVLQRKGHRPVVQHLSRLPASGARNLGVWLWPYSGHFAAASILKGIQATNLGPLTQVIVASGAGEDWNSILDSERDFLESMADDPATLGVIVWYLGGERNLPSLEKLQAKRVPIVFVDRMPPVGFDMDYVATNNAYSATQAVQHLVNLGHRKIGMISNIDPASSVAEREEGYCRGLLDNGIEVRDDYIQRATYDADESCSATLDALLGLPDPPTAIFCINDTLGLLVHDILGRKGYQVPDDISVVGFDGLLRWVPGGGYLTTMRQDFERMGRIAATLVHERATGKAGLLHRHYLLDAPISLGSSTGAPKQNRPSVEGGSQKLDSTT; this is encoded by the coding sequence ATGAACGAGGACACAAACAAAGCGGAAGTCGGAACCTTGGCTACTGGAGTCGTCAAGACTTTAGAGGCCCGAATCCGATGCGGCGAACTCGCCGCCGGGCGCGCGTTGCCCTCCGAGCGCGAGCTTTCGGCCGAATTCCAAGTGAGCCGCGGCATCATCCGAAGCGCCATGCAGGAGCTTGGCAACCTCGGCTTAGTCCTCCAGCGAAAGGGGCACCGCCCCGTGGTTCAACACCTCAGCCGCCTTCCTGCTTCGGGAGCGCGTAACCTCGGCGTCTGGCTCTGGCCCTACTCGGGGCACTTTGCCGCAGCCTCGATCCTCAAAGGCATCCAAGCCACCAACCTCGGCCCACTCACCCAAGTCATCGTCGCCAGCGGGGCGGGCGAAGACTGGAACTCGATCCTCGACTCGGAGCGCGACTTTCTTGAATCGATGGCCGATGACCCTGCCACGCTTGGCGTGATCGTTTGGTACTTGGGCGGCGAGCGAAATCTGCCCTCACTGGAAAAGCTTCAGGCCAAACGAGTGCCGATCGTCTTCGTCGATCGCATGCCGCCGGTCGGGTTCGACATGGATTATGTGGCGACGAACAACGCTTATTCCGCCACCCAGGCGGTTCAGCACTTGGTCAACCTCGGCCACCGCAAGATCGGCATGATCAGCAACATCGACCCCGCCTCCAGCGTGGCCGAGCGCGAAGAGGGCTACTGCCGCGGCCTTCTCGATAACGGCATTGAGGTTCGCGACGACTATATCCAGCGTGCGACCTACGACGCCGACGAAAGCTGTTCGGCGACCCTCGACGCCCTCCTTGGCCTGCCCGATCCCCCCACGGCGATCTTCTGCATCAACGACACCCTTGGTCTTTTGGTCCACGACATTTTGGGTCGCAAGGGGTACCAAGTTCCCGACGACATTTCGGTCGTAGGATTCGACGGCCTCTTGCGCTGGGTTCCCGGCGGCGGCTACCTCACGACCATGCGGCAAGACTTCGAGCGCATGGGACGCATCGCCGCGACCCTGGTTCACGAACGTGCGACCGGCAAGGCTGGCCTCCTCCATCGACACTATTTACTCGACGCACCTATCTCGCTTGGATCATCGACCGGTGCCCCCAAGCAGAATCGTCCATCCGTGGAAGGAGGCTCCCAGAAGCTCGACTCCACGACTTAG
- a CDS encoding DNRLRE domain-containing protein — protein sequence MGCSIFTNQHLFLEIFMKLRLKLAVISGSVWMAAAAHAVVLTPIADTRILSYNANNNFGSDVITSTYNNGTDNNQRALYLFDYSSLAGQTVISAKLQLYGFPFFGSTASTSTYVYRPTAPWSELQTTWNQSVTGTPWAHPGGDFVGTTGMQELDPYFTLTGAQHGTGGNPDLYEFDVTSLVAGQVDGTWDNDGILLSGAVGNQLSFYTLDYNNTNWLPRMVLETSTVPEPSVILTVVGLSACLLRRRKK from the coding sequence ATGGGTTGCTCGATTTTTACTAATCAGCATCTGTTTTTGGAGATATTCATGAAGCTCAGACTCAAGCTAGCTGTTATTTCGGGGAGTGTTTGGATGGCCGCCGCCGCTCACGCGGTGGTGCTCACGCCGATCGCCGATACTCGTATTCTGTCGTACAACGCGAACAACAATTTCGGAAGCGATGTCATCACGTCCACTTACAACAACGGAACTGACAACAATCAGCGTGCACTGTATCTCTTCGACTACAGTTCGCTGGCTGGCCAAACCGTGATCTCGGCAAAACTGCAACTGTATGGGTTCCCATTCTTTGGCAGCACGGCTTCGACCTCAACTTACGTCTATCGACCTACCGCACCGTGGAGCGAGCTCCAAACGACCTGGAACCAGTCCGTCACAGGCACGCCTTGGGCTCATCCGGGCGGAGACTTTGTCGGTACGACCGGCATGCAGGAACTGGACCCGTACTTTACGCTCACAGGAGCCCAGCACGGAACTGGAGGCAATCCCGATCTCTACGAATTCGATGTGACGTCGCTGGTCGCCGGTCAGGTGGATGGCACGTGGGACAATGACGGCATCCTCCTATCGGGCGCGGTCGGAAACCAACTCTCCTTCTACACGCTGGATTACAACAACACGAACTGGCTTCCGAGAATGGTGCTCGAGACCTCGACGGTTCCCGAGCCATCCGTGATTTTGACCGTCGTTGGGCTTTCGGCTTGCCTGTTGAGGCGACGAAAGAAGTAG
- a CDS encoding arylamine N-acetyltransferase, translating into MDADVDLNLYGERIGVLGPLSPDLSTLRKIQFGHSTNIPFENLDVLLGQPILLDIASLQGKLIEGSRGGYCFEQNGLMLEMLRAIGFDAVPLSGRVRIGVGRDFMPARTHLFIKVRLDGEDWLGDGGVGGMSLTAPIRFVVDEEQETPHDRRRIVRENGIYYHQTRMGEEWVDVYEFTGEEMPLIDREVGNWWTSTNPRSKFKQGLFCALARPDGERIGLLDRTFTHRRGAEILRKIEIDNISTLEKILSEEFGLDIPPGLDFGLWEGRG; encoded by the coding sequence GTGGACGCCGATGTCGACTTGAACCTATATGGCGAAAGGATCGGAGTTCTCGGTCCCCTCTCGCCCGATCTGTCGACGCTTCGAAAAATCCAGTTCGGGCACTCGACGAACATCCCCTTTGAGAACCTCGACGTCCTTCTCGGACAGCCCATCTTGCTCGACATCGCCTCACTTCAGGGCAAGCTCATCGAGGGCTCACGAGGCGGCTACTGCTTTGAGCAAAACGGACTGATGCTGGAGATGCTCCGCGCCATTGGGTTCGACGCGGTTCCGTTGTCGGGGCGCGTACGAATCGGGGTTGGGCGCGACTTTATGCCCGCCCGAACGCATCTCTTTATCAAGGTCCGCTTGGATGGCGAAGATTGGCTGGGGGACGGGGGTGTGGGCGGAATGTCGCTAACGGCTCCGATCCGATTTGTGGTGGACGAGGAGCAAGAGACCCCGCACGATAGGCGGCGCATCGTCCGCGAGAACGGCATCTACTATCACCAAACGCGGATGGGGGAGGAGTGGGTCGACGTTTACGAATTCACCGGCGAAGAGATGCCGCTCATCGACCGCGAAGTTGGGAATTGGTGGACGAGTACCAATCCCCGCTCCAAGTTCAAACAGGGTTTGTTCTGTGCCTTGGCGCGGCCAGATGGCGAGCGCATCGGCTTGCTGGATCGCACGTTTACACATCGTCGCGGGGCCGAGATTCTGCGCAAGATCGAGATCGATAACATATCCACGCTCGAGAAAATCCTGTCGGAGGAATTTGGCTTAGATATTCCGCCGGGGCTCGATTTTGGTCTTTGGGAGGGCCGGGGATGA
- a CDS encoding aminotransferase class V-fold PLP-dependent enzyme, protein MGGLSRRDLMGSLAGIVAFRDDTLRILASLTRESDPDPEDEAYWSALRSAFYIHPTLTVFNHVGINPPPMAVEEAMVRESRRTASDPSYVIWRQQDHELEPIRHDLAEIVGCKNTEIALVPNATYGLHTVISGVPMTAGDDIVLPSEEYPRSFTAAEQRARREKTVVRTADFEGKVLSDDEVVKRVLGQVTSKTKLVVLSEVTYLLGQRLPVAAIEAELAKRGVPILLDGSQSIGLVEKHAPSSMFAACLHKWMMGPVGTGILVIKEPWIPLVWPLHPATEDLQGNMDKFRQIGTHPTAPFLALRESIDLHHRIGRKAKAGRLQYLRKKIAAGFEGSKKIQILNSLDPAVCMPFLTLRIEGKDSADLAGRLMRDHKIHVTTAVRAGVDGIRISPNLFTSLSEVDRLTSALKTLAESSI, encoded by the coding sequence ATGGGCGGGCTTTCGCGTCGGGATTTGATGGGAAGCCTTGCGGGTATCGTCGCCTTTCGCGACGATACCCTTCGCATTTTGGCAAGCCTGACCCGCGAAAGCGACCCCGACCCAGAAGACGAGGCGTATTGGTCGGCTCTGCGCTCGGCCTTTTACATTCACCCCACACTGACGGTGTTCAATCACGTCGGCATCAATCCCCCGCCAATGGCGGTGGAAGAAGCGATGGTCCGCGAGAGTCGGCGCACGGCCTCCGATCCCAGCTATGTGATTTGGCGACAGCAGGACCATGAACTAGAGCCGATCCGCCACGACCTCGCCGAGATCGTCGGCTGTAAGAACACGGAAATTGCGCTCGTGCCGAACGCAACCTACGGTCTGCACACGGTCATTTCCGGGGTTCCGATGACCGCTGGAGACGACATCGTCCTGCCCAGCGAGGAGTACCCACGGTCGTTTACGGCCGCCGAGCAACGCGCCCGCCGAGAGAAGACGGTGGTGCGAACGGCGGACTTCGAAGGCAAAGTTCTGTCGGATGACGAGGTGGTCAAGCGGGTCTTGGGGCAGGTGACGTCGAAAACCAAGCTCGTCGTCCTCTCCGAAGTCACCTATCTGCTCGGACAGCGATTGCCCGTCGCCGCCATCGAAGCCGAGCTTGCCAAGCGAGGCGTTCCCATCCTCCTCGATGGATCTCAGTCCATCGGTCTGGTCGAAAAGCACGCTCCGTCGTCGATGTTTGCCGCGTGCCTACACAAATGGATGATGGGGCCGGTTGGCACCGGCATCCTTGTGATCAAAGAACCATGGATTCCCCTCGTATGGCCGTTGCATCCGGCTACCGAAGACCTGCAGGGCAACATGGACAAGTTTCGGCAGATCGGCACCCATCCGACGGCGCCGTTCTTGGCGCTTCGCGAGTCCATCGACTTGCACCACCGAATTGGCCGGAAAGCGAAGGCAGGGCGCTTGCAATACTTGCGCAAGAAAATCGCGGCCGGGTTCGAAGGATCGAAGAAGATTCAGATCCTCAACAGTCTCGACCCGGCGGTGTGTATGCCATTTCTGACGCTTCGTATCGAGGGCAAGGACAGCGCCGATCTTGCGGGTCGACTCATGCGAGACCATAAGATTCACGTCACGACGGCGGTTCGCGCTGGCGTCGATGGCATTCGCATTTCGCCAAATCTCTTCACCAGCCTCAGCGAAGTCGACCGATTGACATCGGCACTGAAGACTCTCGCCGAATCTTCCATCTAG
- a CDS encoding DUF4375 domain-containing protein — MISSMLSRAEWDRLLESGSDVDLIGVFSEIPEDNMIGFVLYADGEICNGGFFQYYSNGIFSAREHIHHLQQLGLNQLADVVQQTLNLFPDSVQPVRLESDLVPIDDRILQLLGDKSCLDNLNIDYFEVNGTNSKGPTLVEVACAKHIRDHADEYWDLLEAGY, encoded by the coding sequence ATGATTTCCTCCATGCTTAGCCGAGCTGAATGGGATCGCCTCCTTGAATCGGGATCCGATGTGGACCTGATTGGGGTCTTCAGTGAGATTCCCGAAGATAACATGATTGGGTTCGTCCTCTACGCCGATGGGGAGATTTGCAACGGCGGCTTTTTCCAATACTATTCGAACGGTATTTTCAGCGCAAGGGAACACATCCATCACCTCCAACAGCTAGGCTTGAACCAGTTAGCCGACGTCGTTCAGCAAACTCTCAATTTGTTTCCAGATAGTGTTCAGCCGGTAAGGCTGGAAAGTGATCTTGTACCCATTGATGACCGCATCCTACAACTGCTGGGAGATAAGTCTTGCCTGGACAACCTCAACATAGACTACTTTGAAGTCAATGGCACCAATTCAAAAGGTCCCACCCTCGTCGAGGTTGCGTGCGCCAAGCATATCCGTGACCATGCCGACGAATACTGGGATCTCCTCGAAGCTGGATATTAG